The sequence GCGGGAGCAAGCCGCGAGGAAATCCTGGAGGACTACCCCTACCTCGAGGCCGACGACATCACGGCCGCGCTCGAGTTCGCCGCCAAGCAGAGTGACCACCCGGTGCTCCGGGTGGCGTAGTGCGCTTTCCGGTGGACACGCAACCCTGGCGCGCTGGCTGGTGAGCCGGGACACGAGGCCGAGCACGTCATCGACCACAACCTGGCCGAGGGCTGACGACCGTGTCATCTGGGCGAGATGCTCGTTGAGGTCGCCTAGGAGCCTAGGTGAAAACCGAGACCAGCGAGAAGGGCCTGGACGAACAACGTCAGGCGCAAGCGGAGCGACAAGATCAGGCTCGAGCCCCTGCTCTTGCTCGAACCTACCAAAGTCTATGGTGAACTGGAGCGGCAGGAGGTGAGAGGGAAGGGATAATCGGCATCACTATCCATGACAATCGTCATCAAGTCCTCCATTTGGAATGCTATACTCTCATTTGGAGGCAGCATGACGATCGCTGAACGCATCGC is a genomic window of Deinococcota bacterium containing:
- a CDS encoding DUF433 domain-containing protein, with the translated sequence MSQLHRITARPEQCGSRPCIRSLRVRVKDILDLLAAGASREEILEDYPYLEADDITAALEFAAKQSDHPVLRVA